The nucleotide sequence CCCAGCTTGCTCCAGGGCATGCGACTGAATTGCATGCCGGGCAAGACGCGGCGATGCGCCGGATCAGGCAGGACGGCGAACGGCCACAACGCCGCATGGCGCGACAAAACGCCGGTATAGCGCGGTGTATCGACATGATATGAACATGCCGCGAGCCACGTCATGCCGTGCTTGCCCACCATACTGCCGAACCTGGCCGCGCGCGGTAGACTAGCCCCATGAATCGCACCCATTGCGCCGTTTGAGCTTCGATTTCACCGCGCTCCGGGCCATTGGCTGGCCATTCGAAGGCTGGCCGCCATCCGGCGACTGGAAGCCCTTCATCGCCGCGCATCCCGGAAGCCGCCCGGCGCGCGTGATCGAGCAGCATCGCTCCGGCTACATCGTTGCCGAGCACAGCGGTCGCGGGTTCCGTGTCGAATCGCTGCCCGAGTGGCAGCGGCCACGCCTGGCGCCGGACGCACGCCCCGCGGTGGGCGATTGGCTGCTGATCGACGGCGAAGCCGAACACAACGCAAAAGCCGTGGCGCTGCTGCCGCGCCGCAGTACGATCAAGCGCGCGGCGGCCGGTGAGCATTATGGTCAGCAGGTGATTGCCGCCAATATCGATACGGTATTCATCGTCTGCGGCCTGGACGGCGACTTCAACCCGCGCCGTATCGAGCGTTACCTGTTGTTGGTACGCGGCGGCGCACAGCCGGTTGTCGTGCTGACCAAGGCCGATACCCAGGACGGCCTGGACGGGTCGAACGCCACACGGGCACACGCGTTGACCCGCGAACTCGACGCCCAGGGCGTGCCCGTTTACGCCGTCAACGCCAGACAACGCGACAGCGTGGCCGTATTGCAGCGTTGGCTTACGCCGGGACAAACGGCCGTGGTCGTGGGCAGTTCGGGCGCCGGCAAGTCCACGCTGACCAACACGTTGCTCGAACGCGAATACATGAAGACCGGCACGGTCCGGACGCGTGATGCACGGGGTCGCCATACCACGACGCACCGCGCGTTGATCGCCCTGCCTTCGGGCGGCTGCCTCATCGACACGCCGGGGATGCGCGAACTCAAGCCGACCGGCGACGAAGACCTCGCCGAAACCAGCTTCGCCGACCTGAACGCACTCGCCGAGCAGTGCCGGTTCCGAAATTGCCAGCACCAGCAGGAGCCCGGCTGCGCCCTGCGTGCGGCAGTAGTCGACGGCACGATCGACCCGGCCCGCCTGGAAAACTATCTAAAGCTGCACGGCGAGATTACCGGCGCTGCCGATCGGCAATCGCGCCAGGCCAGCACCCAAGCCAACAGCCAAGCCAAGAACCAGGCCAGACCCGCGAAACGCCGACCCAAATCCGTCACCCGCCGACGTTGATCACGGCCCGCGCCTCCGGACGACTGATTGCAAGACAACGCGCGAATGCGTTGCGCGACCACGCGCTTTTCTCGGCTTCAGGACCTGTAGACGGGCCTCGGCCAGGATCCATGCCGCGGCAATCCAGCCGATCGATTCGCGAATTTCACCGATGGCACGTTTTTGAAGCCAGACGCCGGTGCATGCCCCGGCCATTCCATTCATGGCCAGAACGGGTCACCCGAGCCCGCCCGTCCTTGCGGCATGCGCGGCGAAAGCCGCGCTCGTGCCAACCTGCGCGCCATGGCCGCGCACGCCACGAAAACTTCCACGTTTAGCGCGCGGCGCCGGCACAAACACCTGCAAGAAATTCCAGCGGATTGCCATCGCCGGCGCGCAACTGGCCCGGGGAGCCATCCTCCCGGCACTCGGGGCAATCGCCATCGGCGGTTTCCCCGTAATCGCCGGTCCAGGCGCAATCCAGACAGAACAGGACCTCGTCGGTCGCGCGGTCTGCATGTCCGGCCGCAACCGCCTGTCGGGCATAGCGATTCATCAGACCGACAGCGCGGCGCCGCGCCATCACTCCATGACTCGGCCGCAACATCTCGATGGCGCGTGCGAGCGGGCTTTGCGTACTCAACCGTCCGTTACG is from Salinisphaera sp. LB1 and encodes:
- the rsgA gene encoding ribosome small subunit-dependent GTPase A yields the protein MRRLSFDFTALRAIGWPFEGWPPSGDWKPFIAAHPGSRPARVIEQHRSGYIVAEHSGRGFRVESLPEWQRPRLAPDARPAVGDWLLIDGEAEHNAKAVALLPRRSTIKRAAAGEHYGQQVIAANIDTVFIVCGLDGDFNPRRIERYLLLVRGGAQPVVVLTKADTQDGLDGSNATRAHALTRELDAQGVPVYAVNARQRDSVAVLQRWLTPGQTAVVVGSSGAGKSTLTNTLLEREYMKTGTVRTRDARGRHTTTHRALIALPSGGCLIDTPGMRELKPTGDEDLAETSFADLNALAEQCRFRNCQHQQEPGCALRAAVVDGTIDPARLENYLKLHGEITGAADRQSRQASTQANSQAKNQARPAKRRPKSVTRRR